The following coding sequences lie in one Blastocatellia bacterium genomic window:
- a CDS encoding DUF3341 domain-containing protein: MATKPPIYGLMAEFDTPDDILRAARAAFEAGYRKMDAYSPFPVEGLADALGFRHTRLPLVVLIGGVIGGLGGFLLQYYVSVIAYPVNVGGRPLNSWPAFIPVTFEMTILVAALFAVLGMLAMNGLPMPYHPVFNVPRFRLATRNQFFLCIEARDPLFDRDRTWAFLESLNPRGVYEVEH; this comes from the coding sequence ATGGCAACGAAACCACCCATCTACGGCCTCATGGCTGAATTCGATACGCCGGATGATATTTTGCGGGCGGCCCGCGCGGCCTTCGAGGCCGGTTATCGCAAAATGGATGCCTACAGCCCGTTCCCCGTCGAGGGACTGGCCGATGCTCTGGGCTTCCGTCATACGCGATTGCCTTTGGTGGTTCTGATCGGCGGGGTGATCGGCGGACTGGGCGGGTTCCTCCTGCAATATTACGTCTCGGTCATCGCCTATCCGGTGAATGTGGGAGGGCGCCCATTAAATAGCTGGCCGGCATTCATCCCTGTCACCTTCGAGATGACCATTCTCGTGGCAGCCCTTTTTGCTGTGCTGGGGATGCTGGCAATGAACGGCCTCCCGATGCCTTATCATCCGGTCTTCAACGTTCCGAGATTCCGACTGGCGACGCGAAATCAATTCTTCCTCTGCATCGAAGCGCGCGATCCTCTGTTTGATCGGGATCGGACGTGGGCCTTTCTGGAGAGCCTCAATCCTCGGGGCGTCTACGAAGTGGAACATTAA
- the guaA gene encoding glutamine-hydrolyzing GMP synthase has translation MAAHETVLILDFGGQYTQLIARRVRELGVYSEIVPYNVPFEAICSRSPRALILSGGPRSVYEQGAPRCDRRILDLGVPVLGICYGLQLLAHYLGGRVEAAPRREYGAAQVTVQGVSPLFTGLPSTLDVWMSHGDEVKDPPSGFVITGLTDRAIAAIEDPQRRLYGVQFHPEVAHTPLGREILRRFLFDVCRLKGDWQMESFIETTVARIEQEIGQGRAVCALSGGVDSSVAAALVARAIGSRLTCIFVDNGLLRQGEFEQVLEIYRRRMELNVIGVRAAERFLSRLRGVTDPEAKRKIIGAEFIAVFQDEAARLGAVDYLV, from the coding sequence ATGGCAGCACACGAGACCGTTCTCATTCTCGATTTTGGAGGTCAATACACCCAACTGATTGCCCGGCGCGTCCGCGAACTTGGCGTCTACTCGGAGATTGTTCCCTACAATGTTCCGTTTGAGGCGATTTGTTCCCGATCGCCCAGGGCGTTGATTCTTTCCGGTGGCCCTCGTTCGGTCTACGAGCAGGGAGCACCCCGGTGTGACCGCCGGATCCTCGACCTTGGGGTCCCTGTTTTAGGGATTTGCTACGGACTCCAACTGCTGGCTCATTATCTCGGCGGTCGCGTAGAAGCGGCACCGCGACGGGAGTACGGAGCGGCGCAGGTCACGGTCCAGGGGGTGAGTCCGCTTTTCACCGGCCTGCCTTCGACGCTCGATGTCTGGATGAGCCACGGGGATGAGGTGAAAGATCCCCCGAGCGGATTTGTCATCACGGGACTGACGGATCGAGCCATCGCGGCCATCGAGGATCCTCAGCGGCGCCTTTACGGCGTCCAGTTTCACCCCGAAGTGGCGCACACTCCCCTGGGGCGAGAGATTCTTCGCCGGTTCCTCTTCGATGTCTGTCGTCTCAAAGGTGACTGGCAGATGGAGTCATTTATCGAGACGACCGTAGCACGGATCGAGCAGGAGATCGGCCAGGGACGCGCCGTCTGCGCGCTTTCCGGCGGCGTGGATTCGTCGGTGGCAGCGGCGCTGGTGGCGCGGGCTATCGGATCGAGACTGACCTGTATCTTCGTGGATAACGGCCTGCTCCGTCAGGGCGAGTTCGAACAGGTGCTGGAGATCTACCGGCGCCGCATGGAGCTGAATGTCATCGGCGTGCGGGCGGCCGAGCGATTCCTCTCCAGGCTTCGCGGCGTGACCGACCCGGAGGCCAAACGGAAGATCATTGGCGCCGAATTCATCGCCGTCTTTCAGGACGAAGCCGCGCGACTGGGAGCCGTTGACTATCTCGTTC
- a CDS encoding cytochrome c, with protein MIESLQNIRRHRRSHCAPLLIVVLSALLSLAVGCRQDMHNQPRYKPLRESDFFHDGRSARQPVPGTIARGQLRLDEPFFTGKAQGTFVATLPFPITRELLERGRERYDIYCSVCHDRAGYGRGMVVQRGFRQPPSFHTDRLRQAPVGYLFNIITNGFGQMPDYAAQIEPRDRWAIVAYIRALQLSQQATLDDVPAAIRQQLEKTKP; from the coding sequence ATGATCGAGTCTTTGCAGAACATACGACGACATCGGCGATCACATTGCGCGCCGCTGCTTATTGTGGTCCTGAGCGCCCTTCTCTCACTCGCCGTCGGCTGCCGACAGGACATGCATAATCAGCCCAGGTACAAACCGCTCCGCGAAAGCGATTTCTTCCATGATGGTCGGTCGGCCCGACAGCCCGTGCCCGGAACGATTGCTCGAGGTCAATTGCGCCTGGACGAACCCTTTTTCACGGGGAAGGCGCAGGGGACGTTCGTCGCCACCCTTCCCTTCCCCATCACGCGAGAGCTGCTGGAGCGCGGGCGCGAGCGCTATGACATCTACTGTTCGGTCTGCCACGATCGTGCGGGCTATGGTCGCGGGATGGTCGTCCAACGGGGGTTTCGACAGCCGCCGTCATTTCACACTGACCGATTGCGCCAGGCACCGGTCGGATATCTGTTTAACATCATCACTAACGGCTTCGGTCAGATGCCGGATTATGCCGCTCAGATTGAGCCCCGCGACAGGTGGGCTATTGTCGCCTATATTCGGGCGCTTCAACTAAGCCAGCAAGCCACACTGGACGATGTTCCGGCGGCCATTCGCCAGCAGTTGGAGAAGACGAAACCATGA
- a CDS encoding cytochrome c3 family protein: protein MAQIFHPSTNTISRVSIFGFVFILAALLWAVAEIQRSSYITQVGVARTQPVPFSHKHHVSGLGIDCRYCHTSVEESPFAGIPPTKTCMNCHSQIWADSPMLEPVRQSFRTDQSLRWLRVHDLPDFVYFDHSIHVKKGVGCVTCHGRVDRMPLMWREQPLTMEWCLECHRAPERFIRPREYVFDLEWRPPEDQLALGRQLVEQYHIKVGQLTNCSICHR, encoded by the coding sequence ATGGCCCAGATCTTTCACCCGAGCACGAATACGATTTCCCGCGTGAGCATCTTCGGTTTTGTCTTTATCCTCGCTGCGCTCCTGTGGGCCGTAGCTGAAATTCAGCGATCATCCTATATCACACAAGTCGGTGTTGCTCGCACGCAACCGGTCCCCTTCAGCCATAAACACCATGTCAGCGGGTTGGGGATTGATTGCCGTTACTGTCACACATCAGTTGAGGAGAGTCCCTTTGCCGGCATCCCACCCACGAAAACCTGCATGAACTGTCACAGCCAGATCTGGGCCGACAGTCCGATGCTGGAGCCCGTGCGCCAGAGTTTTCGTACGGATCAGTCATTGCGCTGGCTGCGTGTTCATGATCTGCCGGATTTCGTCTATTTCGATCACAGCATTCATGTCAAAAAGGGAGTCGGATGCGTCACCTGTCACGGGCGGGTGGATCGGATGCCGCTGATGTGGCGTGAGCAACCTCTGACCATGGAATGGTGTTTGGAGTGTCATCGGGCCCCGGAGCGATTCATCAGACCGCGTGAGTACGTCTTCGACCTGGAGTGGCGCCCGCCGGAAGATCAACTTGCTCTCGGTCGCCAACTGGTCGAGCAGTATCACATTAAAGTTGGACAACTGACCAACTGCTCTATCTGTCACCGATGA
- a CDS encoding transcriptional repressor has protein sequence MIKVKTIIAARPSQRKSTSAETPSNLSERDVFHECLRRKGLKRTSQRDLILDVFLTSEKHVTSEELYQRVRERDPSVGFTTVYRTLKLLTECGIAREAQFGDGYTRYEPNLSQGHHDHLICVECGGLTEFYSEQLEHIQDEVIRRHGFQMIDHSLRIWGICKNCRKQARTKAVPS, from the coding sequence ATGATCAAAGTCAAAACAATTATTGCAGCGCGGCCGAGTCAGAGGAAAAGTACATCGGCGGAGACTCCGTCGAACCTCTCCGAGCGGGACGTCTTTCACGAGTGTCTTCGACGCAAGGGTCTCAAGCGAACGAGCCAGCGCGATCTCATTCTGGACGTTTTTCTGACCAGTGAGAAGCATGTAACCAGCGAGGAACTGTACCAGAGGGTGCGCGAGCGCGATCCATCGGTGGGGTTCACCACTGTCTATCGCACCCTCAAGCTCTTGACCGAGTGCGGCATTGCCCGCGAAGCACAATTCGGCGATGGCTATACTCGCTACGAGCCCAATCTCAGTCAAGGCCACCACGATCACCTGATCTGTGTCGAGTGTGGGGGATTGACCGAATTTTACAGCGAGCAGCTCGAGCACATTCAGGACGAGGTCATCCGGCGGCACGGATTCCAGATGATTGATCACAGCCTCCGCATCTGGGGTATTTGCAAAAACTGTCGCAAACAGGCGCGAACGAAAGCCGTCCCATCCTGA
- a CDS encoding TAT-variant-translocated molybdopterin oxidoreductase: MTSEKTRKLSDSIARRPSHELHSGREYWRSLEEWHNPGLVRLKAEREFFDHAAEWTDPVSRRQFLKLMGASLALAGVTGCVRQPDETIVPFVRAPEEVIPGKPLFYATTMTEHGFGLGLLVESHEGRPTKIEGNPNHPASLGATDIFAQASVLTLYDPDRSQVVLHRGRISTWEAFVAALGAALQEQRAKKGAGLRLLTETVTSPTILWLIEQVLARFPEAKWHHFEPVTRDNVRAGTRLAFGQEVNVYYRFDAAEVIVSLDGDFLTSFPGSVRYARDFASRRRAPDGSFAFNRLYVLEPAPTLSGAMADHRIPVRASDIEDIARAIAQAIGVPGIPINPAFASSPLVTTVAQIVQDLQRHRGSSLVVVGEGQRPVVHAIAHAINHTLGNVGKTVFYTDPVAPHPSLQLESLHDLVEAMAAGQVEVLLILGGNPLFTAPVDFRFAERLGKVKLRIHVGLYADETAELCHWHIPEAHYLESWGDARAFDGTASLIQPLIAPLYGGKSVIEILAVVAGQPGRSAYELVREYWRTRVPSDQFERFWQTSLHDGVIAGSAFPARQPDLALPAIIERARESLEPPPVNNRGSAGSDSSLEIVLRPDPTIGDGRYANNGWLQELPKPLTKLTWDNAVHISPVLAERLGLRNEQIVEVRFRDRPVVRGPVWIMPGQANDSVLIHFGYGRRRAGRVGTGMGFDAYRLRASDALWFGSGVDLVATADRYPLACTQEHFLMEGRNLVRAAALGEYEQNPAFARMGHDLQPEKTLYPPVEADGPAWGMVIDLSACIGCNACVVACQAENNIPIVGKGEVLRGREMHWIRIDRYFEGEPTTPRIHHQPVLCMHCENAPCEVVCPVGATVHSREGLNEMVYNRCVGTRYCSNNCPYKVRRFNFLQYADTTTPSLKLMRNPNVTVRTRGVMEKCTYCVQRINAARIQAKKEDREIRDGEIVTACQAACPTQAIVFGNIADPTSRVARLKAHPLNYGILTELNTKPRTTYLAKLRNPYREVER, from the coding sequence ATGACCTCGGAGAAAACCAGGAAACTGAGCGATTCGATCGCACGCCGCCCCTCTCATGAACTCCACAGTGGCCGGGAATACTGGCGGAGCCTGGAGGAGTGGCACAATCCAGGGCTCGTTCGCCTGAAGGCAGAGCGAGAATTCTTCGACCACGCCGCGGAGTGGACCGATCCGGTCAGCCGTCGTCAGTTCCTCAAACTCATGGGGGCCTCGCTCGCCCTCGCGGGTGTCACGGGCTGCGTCCGGCAACCCGACGAAACGATCGTTCCCTTCGTTCGGGCTCCGGAAGAGGTGATTCCCGGCAAACCTCTCTTTTATGCGACGACGATGACCGAGCACGGCTTCGGTCTGGGGCTGCTGGTAGAAAGCCACGAGGGACGACCGACGAAAATCGAAGGCAATCCCAATCATCCGGCGAGTCTGGGAGCAACCGATATTTTCGCTCAGGCCTCGGTGCTCACCCTGTACGACCCGGATCGTTCTCAGGTCGTTCTGCATCGGGGTCGAATCAGCACCTGGGAGGCTTTCGTTGCCGCGCTCGGTGCGGCGCTCCAGGAGCAGCGAGCCAAAAAGGGCGCAGGCTTGCGTCTTCTGACCGAAACCGTGACCTCGCCCACCATCCTCTGGTTGATTGAACAGGTGCTCGCTCGATTTCCGGAAGCGAAATGGCACCATTTTGAACCGGTCACACGCGATAATGTACGAGCCGGGACGCGCCTGGCTTTTGGGCAGGAGGTCAACGTCTATTACCGCTTCGATGCCGCCGAGGTGATTGTCTCGCTCGATGGTGACTTCCTCACATCGTTTCCGGGCAGCGTGCGGTACGCTCGTGACTTTGCCTCGCGCCGACGTGCTCCCGATGGGTCTTTCGCTTTCAATCGTCTCTACGTGCTTGAACCAGCGCCGACGCTCTCCGGGGCGATGGCCGACCACCGGATCCCGGTGCGGGCGAGCGACATCGAGGACATCGCTCGCGCCATCGCTCAGGCTATCGGGGTCCCCGGCATCCCGATCAATCCCGCCTTCGCCTCCTCACCGCTTGTGACAACGGTCGCCCAGATCGTTCAGGATCTTCAGCGACATCGTGGCTCCAGTCTCGTTGTCGTGGGTGAGGGCCAGCGGCCGGTGGTCCATGCGATTGCCCATGCCATCAATCACACTTTGGGAAATGTCGGTAAGACCGTCTTTTACACCGATCCCGTCGCGCCCCACCCGTCCCTGCAGCTTGAATCGCTCCACGATCTCGTGGAAGCGATGGCCGCGGGACAGGTGGAAGTCCTTTTGATCCTCGGCGGAAATCCTCTTTTCACCGCTCCCGTAGACTTTCGCTTCGCCGAACGGCTGGGGAAGGTGAAGCTCCGCATCCACGTCGGCCTCTATGCCGATGAGACGGCGGAACTCTGTCACTGGCATATCCCTGAGGCTCACTATCTCGAATCCTGGGGCGATGCGCGGGCCTTTGACGGGACGGCCTCTCTCATTCAGCCCCTCATTGCGCCGCTTTATGGTGGAAAGTCGGTTATTGAAATTCTTGCGGTTGTTGCCGGCCAGCCCGGTCGTTCGGCCTACGAGCTTGTTCGAGAGTACTGGCGGACGCGCGTGCCCTCCGATCAATTCGAGCGGTTCTGGCAAACGTCGCTCCACGATGGCGTCATTGCCGGAAGTGCATTCCCCGCCCGGCAGCCTGATCTGGCGCTTCCGGCAATCATAGAGCGCGCACGCGAATCGCTGGAGCCGCCGCCGGTGAATAATCGAGGATCAGCAGGATCTGACTCATCGCTAGAAATCGTCCTTCGTCCCGATCCCACCATTGGCGATGGGCGCTATGCCAACAACGGCTGGCTTCAAGAGCTGCCCAAGCCGCTCACCAAGCTCACCTGGGATAATGCGGTTCACATCAGTCCGGTGCTGGCCGAGCGTTTGGGGCTCCGCAACGAACAGATCGTCGAGGTGCGCTTCCGCGACCGGCCGGTTGTGCGCGGGCCCGTGTGGATTATGCCCGGACAGGCGAATGACTCCGTCCTCATCCACTTCGGATATGGTCGAAGGCGAGCCGGACGGGTCGGGACGGGCATGGGGTTTGATGCCTATCGCTTGCGCGCTTCTGATGCGCTCTGGTTTGGATCGGGAGTTGATCTCGTGGCTACGGCGGACCGATATCCTCTGGCCTGCACGCAGGAGCACTTCTTGATGGAAGGGCGGAATCTCGTGCGTGCGGCAGCCCTGGGGGAATACGAGCAGAATCCGGCGTTCGCTCGGATGGGTCACGATCTTCAGCCGGAGAAAACGCTCTACCCTCCCGTTGAGGCGGACGGTCCGGCCTGGGGCATGGTCATTGACCTGAGCGCCTGTATCGGCTGCAATGCATGCGTGGTCGCCTGTCAGGCGGAGAACAACATCCCCATCGTCGGCAAGGGTGAAGTCCTCCGGGGCCGGGAGATGCACTGGATCCGCATTGATCGCTATTTTGAGGGGGAGCCCACAACCCCCCGGATTCACCATCAGCCCGTCCTCTGCATGCATTGCGAAAACGCTCCCTGCGAGGTCGTCTGCCCTGTGGGCGCCACCGTTCACAGTCGGGAAGGGCTCAACGAGATGGTCTACAATCGGTGCGTTGGGACCCGCTATTGCTCGAACAACTGCCCGTACAAGGTTCGGCGGTTCAATTTCCTCCAGTATGCGGACACGACGACTCCGAGCCTGAAACTCATGCGCAATCCGAATGTGACGGTGCGCACGCGCGGCGTGATGGAGAAGTGCACCTACTGCGTCCAGCGGATTAACGCCGCGCGGATTCAGGCCAAGAAGGAGGATCGTGAAATCCGTGACGGAGAGATCGTCACCGCCTGCCAGGCCGCCTGTCCCACTCAGGCCATCGTCTTTGGGAATATCGCGGATCCCACGAGCCGGGTGGCCCGGTTGAAGGCTCATCCGCTCAATTACGGAATCCTGACCGAACTCAACACAAAACCCCGTACGACATATCTGGCCAAACTGCGGAATCCTTACCGGGAGGTCGAAAGGTGA
- the nrfD gene encoding NrfD/PsrC family molybdoenzyme membrane anchor subunit encodes MNERNHTTTEDFSSLPPVIQPGYTYASITDKIAALVLTRRTPRSWFIGFAISFLLLMVFLFAVAYVVTTGVGIWGVNVPVGWGFDIVNFVWWIGIGHAGTLISAILLLLRQRWRTSINRFAEAMTLFAVACAGLYPLLHLGRQWLAYWLLPYPNTMGTWPQFRSPLVWDVFAVSTYATVSFLFWFVGLIPDLATLRDRAGSRLARIVYGVLAMGWRGSAIHWHRYEMAYLLLAGLATPLVVSVHSVVSFDFAVGIIPGWHATIFPPYFVAGAIYSGFAMVMTLAIPLRAIYGLEDFITLRHLDNMAKVILATGLIVVYGYLMEFFMAWYSGSPYEQSMISNRVHGPYAPLYWALLACNALAPQVFWSKRMRRSIPVLFVVSLIVNVGMWLERFIIVVTSLHRDFLPSSWGMYYPTAWDWATYLGSLGLFLTLLFLFIRFLPMISIFEMRAILPTPGENQKA; translated from the coding sequence ATGAACGAGCGCAATCACACGACAACCGAGGATTTCTCCTCGCTTCCGCCGGTCATCCAGCCGGGCTATACCTATGCTTCGATCACCGACAAGATTGCCGCTCTGGTCCTGACCCGTCGCACGCCCCGGAGCTGGTTCATCGGGTTCGCCATTTCGTTTCTGCTGCTGATGGTTTTCCTCTTCGCTGTGGCTTACGTCGTGACGACGGGCGTGGGAATCTGGGGCGTCAATGTTCCCGTGGGGTGGGGCTTTGACATTGTGAATTTCGTCTGGTGGATTGGGATCGGCCACGCGGGGACGCTCATTTCGGCCATTCTCCTTCTGCTCCGTCAGCGCTGGCGGACTTCGATCAATCGCTTTGCCGAAGCCATGACGCTTTTTGCTGTGGCATGTGCCGGGCTCTACCCGCTTCTGCATCTGGGGCGACAGTGGCTGGCCTACTGGCTGCTTCCCTATCCCAACACGATGGGAACGTGGCCTCAATTCCGCAGTCCTCTCGTGTGGGATGTGTTCGCCGTGTCCACCTATGCCACCGTTTCGTTTCTCTTCTGGTTTGTCGGATTGATTCCCGATCTGGCGACCCTGAGGGATCGGGCGGGCAGCCGACTGGCCCGCATCGTCTACGGCGTGCTGGCGATGGGATGGCGAGGTTCGGCCATTCACTGGCATCGGTATGAAATGGCCTATCTCCTTCTGGCGGGGCTGGCCACGCCCCTGGTTGTTTCGGTCCACTCGGTGGTGAGCTTTGATTTTGCCGTGGGGATCATTCCCGGCTGGCACGCCACGATATTCCCTCCGTACTTCGTGGCCGGTGCCATCTACTCGGGTTTTGCGATGGTGATGACGCTGGCCATCCCCCTGCGGGCCATTTATGGGTTGGAAGATTTCATCACCCTCCGCCACCTCGATAACATGGCCAAAGTGATTCTGGCCACCGGACTGATCGTCGTCTACGGCTATCTCATGGAATTCTTCATGGCCTGGTACAGCGGGAGCCCCTATGAGCAGTCCATGATCTCCAATCGAGTGCACGGTCCTTACGCGCCGCTCTATTGGGCCCTGCTTGCATGCAATGCGCTGGCTCCCCAGGTCTTCTGGTCGAAGCGGATGCGGAGAAGCATTCCCGTGCTTTTCGTCGTGTCGCTCATCGTCAATGTCGGCATGTGGCTCGAACGGTTTATCATCGTGGTGACCAGTTTGCACCGAGACTTTCTGCCCTCGTCCTGGGGAATGTACTATCCGACGGCGTGGGATTGGGCGACCTATCTCGGGTCACTTGGCTTGTTCCTTACGCTGCTGTTTTTGTTCATCCGCTTTCTGCCGATGATCTCGATCTTCGAGATGCGGGCGATTCTGCCGACACCGGGCGAAAATCAGAAAGCATGA